A segment of the Serratia fonticola genome:
CTGTTCAGCGCCTTGCTGAGCCACAGGGTGATCAAGGTACCTAGCAGGATTGGCGGGGCAACGGCGCGCACTACGGCCATGTTCTGAATATCGAGAGAGCCCGCCTGCCAGAAACGCAACTGATCGAACACCAACGGGTTGAGCAGGGAAATACCGGAGGTCATCCCTTCCAGTACGGCGGCCAGTGCCACACCGGCCAGCGTCAGGCGTACGGGATTGATACGACTGCCACCCAAAGCGCCGATCAGCGCCACTAATAATGAGGCACCCAACGCGCCGGCAAAGGCAAACCACAGGTATTGGCTGACGTTGGTCGCCCCAAAAAAGGTGATCCCTAACACCACGGCAAATCCGGCACCGGAGTTAACGCCCAGGATCCCGGGATCGGCGATCGGGTTACGGGTGAGGGTCTGCATGAGTGCACCGGCCAGCCCAAGTGCGATACCTGCCAATACGCCAATCAGCGTTCTTGGCAAGCGGGCTTCGGTGATGATCACGCAGTCTGCCCCCTGACATTGCCCGTTCAGGGCTGCGATTACGGTAGTGAAAGAGATGGATTTTGCCCCTAGCGACAGGCTGAGCATCATCACCAGCAGCAGAACGACGGTGGCGGATAGCAGGCCGAGCAGGCGCAGCCAGAATGAATGGGACAAACCCAGAAACATAACGCCCTTTTGATCGGCTAAAGGGGGAGAGCCATTGCGTGAAAGCCGGAACATGACAGCCCATTATCAATTGAATATAAATGATATTTATTATCATTATTGATTGTGTTTTTCTATGGTAGCATGACAGCCTAACCAGCACTAGCGCTGTGCCCGATGGATTTTAACGATACCCGTCGTCTTTCAAGCTGTTGCGTTGTTGGCTTCACGCAGTGATTCCCGTGACTTGCCTCAATAAGTTCCACGGAATAGACGTCTAATGGCAACTTGAAATCCACAGGGTAAAAAAAGATCAAGGACTTATGTAGTGGTGATAACCCGATGAATAAACCCTCTATTTTGCTCGATTTTGGCCTGCTCAAAACCAACTCTGCCTTTCGTGCCGTATTCTGCGCCCGCTTTATTTCGATTCTGGCGTTGGGCCTGATGGCGATCGCCATTCCGGTACAGATCCAGGCGTTAACCGGTTCAACCTTACTGGTTGGCCTTTCGGTAACCCTGGCGGGCGGCGGGATGTTTGCCGGTTTGCTGATGGGGGGCGTGTTGGCCGATCGCTATGAGCGCCGTCGCCTGATCCTGTTTGCCCGCTCGACCTGTGGCGTAGGGTTTATTGGTTTGTGTCTGAACGCTGCATTACCCGCGCCTTCGTTGACGGCTATTTATCTGTTGGCAGTCTGGGACGGTTTCTTTGGCGCGGTAGGCGTTACGGCGCTACTGGCGGCGACACCGGCGATTGTTGGCCGGGAGAATATTGTCCAGGCCGGGGCGATCAGCATGTTGACCGTGCGTTTCGGCTCGATTCTGTCGCCTGCCATCGGGGGGCTGGTGATCGCCAATGCCGGGATCGCCTGGAATTATGCACTGGCTGCCTTGGGGACTTTGCTGACATTGATACCGTTATTACAGTTGCCACAACTGCCGCCGCCGCCGCAACCGCGTGAGCACCCGCTGCGTGCCTTGATTGGCGGCTTCAGGTTCCTGTTTCAGAACAAAGTGATCGGCATGGTGGCATTGATTGGTGCGTTGATGACCATGGCGAGTGCCGTACGTGTGTTATACCCGGCAATTTCTGGCATGTGGCATGTCAGCACCAGCAGTTTGGGCATCATGTACGCAGCGGTACCGCTGGGGGCGGCGATGGGGGCATTTACCAGCGGCCGGGTTGCTCAGGTGGCGCGACCCGGTTGGATGATGTTACTGACGGCGATCGCGGCTTTCACCGCCGTGGGGCTGTTTGGCATGATGCCCTGGTACGGTATGGCGCTGCTATGCCTGGTGGTGTTTGGCTATCTCAGCGCGCTGAATTCCCTGTTGCAATATGGTTTGATACAGAACCTGACGCCGGATGCGTACCTTGGCCGGATTAATGGTTTGTGGACCGCTCAGAACGTAGTAGGGGATGCGTTGGGGGCTCTGCTGTTAGGCGCAATGGGGGCATTTATGTTGCCAGCGATGAGTTCAACCAGCTTTGGTCTGGGGGCGGCGCTATTGGCACTGGTGTTGGCCTTTGCCATGCGTGCCCTGCGTAACGTAAGCATGGGCGGGCAGAGTGAGGAACCTCAGCCCGCCGCCGAGGCTACGGAGAAATAAACTGCTTTTCCAGACGCGTCAGCAAGTTGCTGGCGCTGTAATAATCCAGGCGGAAAGTGTCATTCCCTAGCGCGTAAATCCGTTTATTCTGTACCGCCGGTAAATGGGCCAGGAAGCGGTTGTTCATCAGGCGCTCGGCGTCGCTGTCATCATTGGCGAAGAGCAGCAGGGTTTGGCCGTTCAGGCCTTCCGCCAGATTTTCTCCCCCCAACTGAACAATATCTTTACGTGCTCCCTGGCTGGTGCTGGCGTTGAGTTTTGGCGGCAACGTCGCCAGGGTAAAGCCTAATTGCTCAAGGAGTTGCCCTTGTGAGGACGCTGAAG
Coding sequences within it:
- the fepD gene encoding Fe(3+)-siderophore ABC transporter permease yields the protein MFRLSRNGSPPLADQKGVMFLGLSHSFWLRLLGLLSATVVLLLVMMLSLSLGAKSISFTTVIAALNGQCQGADCVIITEARLPRTLIGVLAGIALGLAGALMQTLTRNPIADPGILGVNSGAGFAVVLGITFFGATNVSQYLWFAFAGALGASLLVALIGALGGSRINPVRLTLAGVALAAVLEGMTSGISLLNPLVFDQLRFWQAGSLDIQNMAVVRAVAPPILLGTLITLWLSKALNSLNMGNELAAALGTGIVRTQLLGLLAITLLCGGATAAVGPIAFVGLMMPHIARRLAGSELHWMLPWTLVLTPILMLSADLLGRFLVSGELQVSIVLSLLGAPMLIVLVRQRHMFRRGG
- the entS gene encoding enterobactin transporter EntS codes for the protein MNKPSILLDFGLLKTNSAFRAVFCARFISILALGLMAIAIPVQIQALTGSTLLVGLSVTLAGGGMFAGLLMGGVLADRYERRRLILFARSTCGVGFIGLCLNAALPAPSLTAIYLLAVWDGFFGAVGVTALLAATPAIVGRENIVQAGAISMLTVRFGSILSPAIGGLVIANAGIAWNYALAALGTLLTLIPLLQLPQLPPPPQPREHPLRALIGGFRFLFQNKVIGMVALIGALMTMASAVRVLYPAISGMWHVSTSSLGIMYAAVPLGAAMGAFTSGRVAQVARPGWMMLLTAIAAFTAVGLFGMMPWYGMALLCLVVFGYLSALNSLLQYGLIQNLTPDAYLGRINGLWTAQNVVGDALGALLLGAMGAFMLPAMSSTSFGLGAALLALVLAFAMRALRNVSMGGQSEEPQPAAEATEK